In one window of Ailuropoda melanoleuca isolate Jingjing unplaced genomic scaffold, ASM200744v2 unplaced-scaffold49870, whole genome shotgun sequence DNA:
- the LOC117799455 gene encoding olfactory receptor 5AN1-like: MVLGSYLAGLSASISQLCTMFQLYFCGPNVIKHFFCDMPQLLNLSCTDTFFVQLLIAILTMLFGIVNALIIMISYGYIVMSIMKIASAKGRSKAFNTCASHLTAVSLFYTSTVYVYLSSSSGGSSSLDRFASVFYTVVIPMLNPLIYSLRNKEIKDALKKLQKKRWSF; the protein is encoded by the coding sequence ATGGTGCTGGGATCCTATTTGGCTGGACTCTCTGCTTCTATATCTCAATTGTGTACCATGTTTCAGCTCTACTTCTGTGGGCCTAATGTCATCAAGCACTTCTTCTGTGACATGCCCCAACTGTTAAATCTGTCCTGCACTGACACTTTCTTTGTACAGCTGTTGATTGCTATATTAACAATGCTCTTTGGGATAGTAAATGCCCTCATTATCATGATATCCTATGGCTATATTGTCATGTCGATCATGAAGATCGCTTCAGCTAAAGGCAGGTCCAAGGCTTTCAACACCTGTGCTTCTCATTTGACAGCGGTTTCCCTCTTCTATACCTCAACTGTCTATGTGTATTTGAGCTCCAGCTCTGGTGGTTCCTCTAGCCTTGACAGATTTGCATCAGTATTCTACACTGTGGTTATTCCCATGTTGAATCCATTGATTTACAGTCTGAGGAACAAGGAAATCAAAGATGCCTTGAAGAAGTTACAAAAGAAGAGATGGTCTTTCTGA